A portion of the Gorilla gorilla gorilla isolate KB3781 chromosome X, NHGRI_mGorGor1-v2.1_pri, whole genome shotgun sequence genome contains these proteins:
- the ZFP92 gene encoding zinc finger protein 92 homolog translates to MAAILLTTRPKVPVSFEDVSVYFTKTEWKLLDLRQKVLYKRVMLENYSHLVSLGFSFSKPHLISQLERGEGPWVADIPRTWATAGLHIGDRTQSKTSTSTQKHSGRQLPGADPQGGKEGQAARSSVLQRGAQGLGQSSAAGPQGSKGAEKRYLCQQCGKAFSRSSNLIKHRIIHSGEKPYACPECGKLFRRSFALLEHQRIHSGEKPYACPECSKTFTRSSNLIKHQVIHSGERPFACGDCGKLFRRSFALLEHARVHSGERPYACPECGKAFSRSSNLIEHQRTHRGEKPYACGQCAKAFKGVSQLIHHQRSHSGERPFACRECGKAFRGRSGLSQHRRVHSGEKPYECSDCGKAFGRRANLFKHQAVHGARRPAKAETARRLAGPGSTGPGSAVAATSPPRPSAAARPSRPSRR, encoded by the exons ATGGCAGCCATTCTCCTGACCACGAGACCCAAG GTGCCAGTATCTTTTGAGGATGTGTCCGTGTACTTCACAAAGACAGAATGGAAGCTTCTGGACCTCAGACAAAAGGTCCTCTACAAGCGGGTGATGCTGGAGAACTATAGCCATTTGGTGTCACTGG GATTTTCCTTCTCCAAGCCTCACCTGATCTCCCAATTGGAACGAGGGGAAGGACCCTGGGTAGCAGACATCCCCAGAACCTGGGCGACCGCAGGATTGCACATAG GTGACAGAACACAGAGCAAGACGTCGACTTCAACGCAGAAGCATTCTGGACGACAACTCCCCGGGGCCGATCCACAAGGTGGCAAGGAGGGGCAGGCGGCGAGGTCGTCTGTGCTCCAGAGAGGTGCCCAGGGCTTGGGGCAGAGTTCGGCTGCGGGGCCGCAGGGCTCCAAAGGCGCGGAGAAGCGGTACCTGTGCCAGCAGTGCGGGAAGGCCTTCAGCCGCAGCTCCAACCTTATCAAGCACCGCATCATCCACAGTGGCGAGAAGCCTTACGCGTGCCCCGAGTGCGGCAAGCTGTTTCGCCGCAGCTTCGCGCTCCTGGAGCACCAGCGCATCCACAGCGGCGAGAAGCCCTACGCCTGCCCCGAGTGCAGCAAGACCTTCACGCGCAGCTCCAACCTCATCAAGCACCAGGTCATCCACAGCGGCGAGCGGCCCTTCGCCTGCGGCGACTGCGGCAAACTGTTCCGCCGCAGCTTCGCGCTCCTGGAGCACGCGCGCGTGCACAGCGGCGAGCGGCCCTACGCGTGCCCAGAGTGCGGCAAGGCCTTCAGCCGCAGCTCCAACCTCATCGAGCACCAGCGCACGCACCGCGGCGAGAAGCCCTACGCCTGCGGCCAGTGCGCCAAGGCCTTCAAGGGCGTCTCGCAGCTCATCCACCACCAGCGCAGCCACAGCGGCGAGCGGCCCTTCGCGTGCCGCGAGTGCGGCAAGGCCTTCCGTGGCCGTTCGGGTCTCAGCCAGCACCGGCGCGTGCACAGCGGTGAGAAGCCCTACGAGTGCAGCGACTGCGGCAAGGCCTTCGGCAGGCGCGCCAACCTATTCAAGCACCAGGCAGTGCACGGCGCCAGGCGCCCTGCGAAGGCGGAGACGGCGCGGAGGCTAGCGGGCCCTGGTAGCACCGGCCCTGGGAGCGCGGTGGCGGCCACCAGCCCCCCGCGGCCGAGCGCAGCCGCCAGGCCTTCCAGGCCCAGCCGCCGCTGA